A single window of Candidatus Schekmanbacteria bacterium DNA harbors:
- a CDS encoding peroxiredoxin, producing the protein MQKNYYILLFVILFFLVIFIVNNSKGNEIVLKEGDKAPDFTALNDEGKKVSLSDFKGKIVVLYFYPKDNTPGCTNEACSFRDSYEKIKSLGVVVLGISLDNEESHKKFKEKYNLPFTLLSDKDGEISKEYGTYTQYLRTIKFAKRMTFIIDGNGIIKKIYKKVDVSRHSEEVYNDIKSIFDFEKKDSEL; encoded by the coding sequence ATGCAAAAAAATTATTATATACTTTTATTCGTAATCCTTTTTTTCCTTGTCATTTTTATAGTAAACAATTCTAAAGGAAATGAAATAGTTTTGAAAGAAGGCGATAAAGCACCTGATTTTACAGCGTTAAATGATGAGGGGAAGAAGGTATCGCTCTCTGACTTCAAAGGCAAGATTGTTGTCTTATATTTCTATCCAAAAGACAATACTCCGGGATGCACGAATGAAGCATGCAGCTTCAGAGATTCATATGAAAAAATCAAAAGTTTGGGAGTTGTTGTGCTTGGAATAAGTCTTGACAATGAAGAATCACATAAAAAATTTAAAGAAAAATATAATCTCCCCTTTACACTTCTAAGCGATAAAGACGGTGAAATTTCAAAAGAATACGGAACTTATACCCAATATTTGAGGACAATCAAATTCGCTAAAAGAATGACTTTTATAATTGATGGCAATGGAATCATAAAAAAAATTTACAAAAAAGTTGATGTTTCTCGTCACAGCGAAGAAGTTTATAATGACATAAAATCTATTTTTGATTTTGAAAAAAAAGATAGTGAGTTATGA